In the genome of Streptomyces lydicus, the window TCCGTTGCCGCCCGTCACCGGCCAGGACGCCGAACTCGCCGCCATCCAGCGCATCGTCACCGGCGATCAGTACATGACCGTCCACAAACCCTTCGGGCCCGAGGCGGGCACCGCCGCCGCCATGGCCGTCGCACTGGGCCGCGGCAAGAAGCTCGACGGCATCACGACGCACACGGTCAACAGCCCCACCACCCGGGGCATCCCGGCGGTGCTGCTCACGCCGGTCTCGGTGACCGTGCACCGCATCAAGGACACCGTGGTCAAGGACCACACGTACACGATCGAGCAGATCTGCACCCCCAAGTTCGCGTCCGCCTGCCAGAAGGCGGGACTGACCAGGTAAGGCAGGTACCCCCATGGAGCCCGGCCCGGCCCTCCGGCGACCGACACCGGCGCCGCCCCTGCTGGCGCTGCGCGGCATCTCCAAGCGGTACGGCGCCGTGCAGGCCCTGGCGGATGTCGAACTGGAGGTCCGCGCCGGCCAGGTCGTGGCGCTCGTGGGCGACAACGGCGCCGGCAAGTCCACGCTGATCAGGGTGGTCGCCGGGGTCGACGCCGCCGATGAGGGGGTGGTCGAGTGGGACGGCCGTCCCGTCCAGATCACCCGGCCCCACGAGGCCCAGGACCTGGGCATCGCCACCGTCTACCAGGACCTCGCGCTGTGCGACAACCTCGACGTGGTCGGCAACCTCTTCCTGGGCCGCGAGATCCACCGGGCCGGTGTGCTGGACGAGGTGGAGATGGAACGCCTCACCCTGGACCTGCTCGACATGCTGGCCATCCGGATGCCCGACGTCCGGCTCCCGGTCGCCTCGCTCTCCGGCGGCCAGCGCCAGACCGTCGCGATCTCCCGCTCCCTGCTCGGCGAACCCCGGCTGGTGCTCCTCGACGAGCCCACCGCGGCCCTGGGCATCGAACAGACCGCCCAGGTCCTCGATCTCGTCGACCAGCTCCGCGAACGCGGGCTCGGGGTGCTCCTGATCAGCCACAACATGGGGGACATCAAGGCGGTGGCGGACTGGGTCGCCGTATTGCGGCTCGGCCGGAACAACGGGTTCTTCGATGTGACGACCACGTCCCACGAACAGATCATCTCCTCGATCACCGGGGCCACGGACAACGCGGTGACCCGCCGCAGGACACCGGGGTGGGAGGTGCAGCCGTGAGCAGGACCTGGGCCCTGCGCAAACAGCGGCCGTCCAGCGGGCAGGAAACCACCGGCGGGGCGGTGACCCCTGCCGACCGGCGCCGTCTCACGCCCGATTTCGGGGCGCAGAACCCCCTCGGCATACTCCGGCGGAGGTTCCACAGCGGCGAGCTCGGCTCGGTGCCGGTGGCCCTCGGTCTGATCGTGGTCTGGATCATCTTCGAGAGCCTGAACGAGGACTTCCTCTCGCCGCGGAACCTGTCCAATCTGACCGTGGACATCGTGGGCACCGGCATGATCGCGGTCGGTGTGGTCTTCGTTCTGCTGCTCGGCGAGATCGACCTCTCGGTGGGGTCGGTGAGCGGCCTCGCGGCGGCCGTCTTCGCGGTGCTGACCGTGAACCACGGCGTACCGGAGGGGCTTGCGCTGCTGGTCGCGGTGCTCGGAGGCACGGTGATCGGTGCCGTTCAGGGGTTCTTCTTCGCCAAGGTCGGGGTGCCGGCGTTCGTGGTGACCCTCGCGGGCCTGCTGGGCTGGAACGGCCTGATGCTCTACGTCCTGGGCTCCAACGGCACGGTCAACATCGACGACAAGGGCCTGCTCGCGATGCTGACCAGCTACTACTTCAACGATGTGGCCGCGGCGTACGGCCTGGCGGTGCTCGGCACCGCCGGCTACTTCCTGGCTTCGTACCGTGACATGCGCCGGCGCAGGGCCGCCGGTGTGCCCGCCCGGCCGATGGGCGAGATCCTGCTGCGCACCGGGGTGCTGGCGGTGATCGCCCTGGCCGCCGCCGTGGTCCTCAATCAGTTCCTGGGGCTTCCGCTGGCGCTGCTGATCTTCCTCGTCGTGCTCGTCGGCCTCGACTGCGTGCTGCGCCGTACCCGCTACGGACGCATGATCTTCGCCCTCGGCGGCAGCGTCGAGGCCGCCCGCCGCACGGGCCTCAATGTGGACCTGGTCCGTATCTCGGTCTTCATGGTGTCCGGCACGATGGCCGCGATCGGCGGTCTGTTCCTGGCCTCGCGCGTCACCTCGGCCAGTCAGACGTCGGGGGCGGGCCTGCTGCTGATGGACGCCATCGCCGCCGCGGTCATCGGCGGCACCAGCCTGTTCGGCGGACGGGGCCGGACCTGGTCCGCCCTGCTCGGCGTCCTGGTCATCCAGTCGATCGCCTCCGGTGTGGCCCTCATGGGCATCCGGACCGCCGTGCAGTTCATGATCACGGGCGGGGTGCTGCTGATCGCCGTGGTCATCGACTCGCTGTCGCGGCGGGCGCAGAAGGCGCACGGGCGGGTCTGACGCGCCCGTCGGCCGGGCCGGGGCCCGAGGGGTCTGACGCGCCCGCCGACCGGGCGGGGTCCGACGGATCTGACGCGCCCGCCGACCGGGCCGGGGCACGGAACGCCACCGGGCGAGCGGGCGTTTGCGCCGCGGCAGGCCAAGGAACACCTCAGCCGATGCACCCGATCCTGCACGCCCTGTCCATCGCCGGATCCATGACCTGGGAGATCACCTGGGCGCTGATCCTGGGCTTCGCGCTGTCCGCGGTCGTCCAGGCCGTGGTGCGCACCTCGACCGTGGTCGGTCTGCTCGGCGACGACCGTCCCCGCACCCTGACGCTGGCCGCCGCGCTGGGTGCGGCGTCCTCCTCCTGTTCGTACGCCGCGGTCGCGCTGGCCCGGTCGCTGTTCCGCAAGGGCGCGCACGTCACGGCCGCCATGGCGTTCGAGATCGCCTCCACGAACCTGGTGGTCGAACTCGGCGTCATTCTGGCCCTGTTGATGGGATGGCAGTTCACCCTCGCCGAGTTCACCGGCGGACCGGTCATGATCGTCGTGCTGGCCGTGCTGTTCCGCCTCTTCCTGCGCGACAAGCTGCTGCGGGGCGCCCGTGCGCAGGCCGAACGGGGGCTGGCCGGCTCCATGGAGGGGCATGCCGCGATGGACATGTCCGTACACCGCGAGGGGGCCTTCGCGCGGCGGCTGTTCTCCGCCGAGGGCTACACCTCGGCCTCGCACGTCTTCGTCATGGAATGGGCCGCGATCCTCAAGGATCTGGTGCTCGGCCTGCTGATCGCCGGGGCCATCGCCGCCTGGGTCCCCGACAGCTTCTGGCGCGCGTTCTTCTTCGACGGACACCCGCTGGCCGCGAAGGTGTGGGGGCCGCTGATCGGACCGCTGGTGGCGATCGCCTCGTTCGTCTGCTCCATCGGCAATGTGCCGCTGGCGGTGGTGCTGTGGAAGGGCGGGATCAGCTTCGGCGGGGTGGTCGCCTTCATCTTCGCCGACCTGCTGATCCTGCCGATCCTGCACATCTACCGGAAGTACTACGGGACCAGGATGGCCCTGTTCCTGCTGGTCACGTTCTATGCGTCGGTCGTCGTCGCGGGCTACGCGGTGGAAGCCGTCTTCGGCGCTCTGGGGCTGATCCCCCGCCAGGCCGACGCGACGGTCCCGATGTCCGGGGTCTCGTGGAACTACACCACCTGGCTCAACCTCGCCTTCCTCCTCCTCGCCGCCGCGCTGGTCCACCGCTTCCTGCGCACCGGGGGCCGGGCCATGCTGCGCGGGATGGGCGGTACGCCGCCGGACGGTCCCGGGGCTCACCCCGCGCACGCCGGCAGCGGGCACGGCGGCACGGGGCATGACGGCAGCGGACACGGCCGCACCGGGCACGAGGGCACCGGACCCGGCCCGCGCTGACCCGGCGGCGGGCGGCGGGCGGCGGGCAGGGCGAGCGGGGGCCGAGCGCGGGCCGCATGGCCCGTGCCGTAGCGGGCCAGGTCGAGCAC includes:
- a CDS encoding ATP-binding cassette domain-containing protein, encoding MEPGPALRRPTPAPPLLALRGISKRYGAVQALADVELEVRAGQVVALVGDNGAGKSTLIRVVAGVDAADEGVVEWDGRPVQITRPHEAQDLGIATVYQDLALCDNLDVVGNLFLGREIHRAGVLDEVEMERLTLDLLDMLAIRMPDVRLPVASLSGGQRQTVAISRSLLGEPRLVLLDEPTAALGIEQTAQVLDLVDQLRERGLGVLLISHNMGDIKAVADWVAVLRLGRNNGFFDVTTTSHEQIISSITGATDNAVTRRRTPGWEVQP
- a CDS encoding ABC transporter permease subunit is translated as MSRTWALRKQRPSSGQETTGGAVTPADRRRLTPDFGAQNPLGILRRRFHSGELGSVPVALGLIVVWIIFESLNEDFLSPRNLSNLTVDIVGTGMIAVGVVFVLLLGEIDLSVGSVSGLAAAVFAVLTVNHGVPEGLALLVAVLGGTVIGAVQGFFFAKVGVPAFVVTLAGLLGWNGLMLYVLGSNGTVNIDDKGLLAMLTSYYFNDVAAAYGLAVLGTAGYFLASYRDMRRRRAAGVPARPMGEILLRTGVLAVIALAAAVVLNQFLGLPLALLIFLVVLVGLDCVLRRTRYGRMIFALGGSVEAARRTGLNVDLVRISVFMVSGTMAAIGGLFLASRVTSASQTSGAGLLLMDAIAAAVIGGTSLFGGRGRTWSALLGVLVIQSIASGVALMGIRTAVQFMITGGVLLIAVVIDSLSRRAQKAHGRV
- a CDS encoding permease, translating into MHPILHALSIAGSMTWEITWALILGFALSAVVQAVVRTSTVVGLLGDDRPRTLTLAAALGAASSSCSYAAVALARSLFRKGAHVTAAMAFEIASTNLVVELGVILALLMGWQFTLAEFTGGPVMIVVLAVLFRLFLRDKLLRGARAQAERGLAGSMEGHAAMDMSVHREGAFARRLFSAEGYTSASHVFVMEWAAILKDLVLGLLIAGAIAAWVPDSFWRAFFFDGHPLAAKVWGPLIGPLVAIASFVCSIGNVPLAVVLWKGGISFGGVVAFIFADLLILPILHIYRKYYGTRMALFLLVTFYASVVVAGYAVEAVFGALGLIPRQADATVPMSGVSWNYTTWLNLAFLLLAAALVHRFLRTGGRAMLRGMGGTPPDGPGAHPAHAGSGHGGTGHDGSGHGRTGHEGTGPGPR